In Candidatus Anstonellales archaeon, one DNA window encodes the following:
- a CDS encoding S8 family serine peptidase: MSFKGLAFLYFIFFLLQILLAGPLLLNENLREEKIDATVLEKLNGEGSIRVIVLLNDSEPVSEIIGQYGLYSPNVVQKQREYSLAQEKVISSLRSFPLKARYKYFNAFAGEVTRQQLLELERNPLVKRIIYDRPVYISLQEALPLQNVTPAYNLYVGGQNITGKGQAVCVIDTGIAYNHESFGNCTSGEFFSGNCSKVRGGWNFVNRTNDPTDDNGHGSHVAGIIAANGSVRGVAPEAEIVALKVLNRNGQGYFSDVALAVEWCISNKSIYNISVISMSLGDGGRYTEDTCPTFNTSLFSSATNAGIAIFAASGNENHSTGISHPACDPSVISVGAVYDADVGGVAWSNCVDATTSPDRLTCFTNRGPNLDLLAAGALITSVDYDGTTVTMGGTSMAAPMAAGAAALIKQFISLQRGNATPIEIKNTLKASGKNVTDPWNGTVYPRISVFEALIRADSIKPTIFFVEPTPANNVTINGSNVFINISINENYSSAIIEWAGSNESLINSTNTKSFYAYINKTNLSSGTYPYKIYVIDLNGNINSSETRNIIVDNYPIFDFSSPTPDDNSVINKTWVEINVTFSSPSASVVLLEWNLSSNLTMNGTFPTFGTTISSLSDENYTYRVYANSSGTGLWNVSETRRLRIDTIAPVISFVDRTPLNNSYSQNSSFIINITSSETLERVSLYFNGTEYNMTNNTGTGWYYNITVLFDGNYTYYVVGHDFGGNSNTTGTNILYVQMSDMNITFLAPTPQNASNVSANSVVINFTISGFSDKILLEWNYSINETVNSNNGYYWINKSDLGEGEYSYRVLANHSARNQWVSSEERKVHIDLTKPRGLFVSPTPSDGHYQNLTYVFINLSVNEPIKNATLEWNGTNYTMNGVGTLWYINLTNLIDGEYSYSAYMTDYADNTNKTATNSVHVDTLPPNIRLLYIWNITNESTTIALVSSEPVNATVLYGFSQNALLNTSNDTAQTTTKNITLSSLVPSSMYYVQVKISDLASNHLLSSIYRFVTTKINRLNITENSSYQLNSTETNLSIILVTNATIVEGEINISFSSLSANNLNTSNIYEKGLDIFVFITTSDNVINSLLDSQLRISYNQTEVDSLGISEATLRPFKYNTINSSWIKYEEPVAGVDVNNNYVWINTTSYSEWTIGGKVQNGYSCLYNQTCVSGFCSQNTYLCENAPSSSSSSGSGGGGGGSSIGGSSAGSPSASGGSGASFISQNISSGLKTYYFRRSTSVDAFNNITHFSLFIQNNDTEPIENFEVVEVIPSLAADSKEKVYFDILPDVIENGSIIAKWKFLTLSPQESIEIKYSILGKVYKTRDFASKIILLSNDQNKTINETLLLHAPALAALNEKITLFVSKSNGSPAPDATIVVVSPLRRAEYLTTDNSGMVQYMPTYPGVYTFYSPGVKNAKPVNVTVFKVPEPEMSRLQTQSLNKSRDKARTVEIKETNKPSIFSSHLELLYYLAGGALIIIGTSYILYVIIIRKIRRRSK; the protein is encoded by the coding sequence ATGTCATTTAAGGGGTTAGCATTCCTCTATTTCATCTTCTTTCTTCTTCAGATACTTCTTGCAGGGCCTTTATTATTAAATGAGAATCTAAGAGAGGAAAAAATCGACGCAACTGTTCTAGAAAAACTGAATGGGGAGGGGAGCATAAGAGTAATTGTACTATTAAATGATTCAGAGCCGGTTTCTGAGATTATAGGCCAATATGGACTCTATTCGCCCAACGTTGTACAAAAACAAAGAGAATACTCGCTTGCACAAGAAAAAGTGATATCTTCACTTCGTTCATTTCCCCTTAAGGCAAGATATAAATATTTCAATGCATTTGCCGGAGAAGTCACGCGCCAGCAATTATTGGAGCTCGAAAGAAACCCCTTAGTAAAACGGATTATTTATGATAGGCCGGTATATATCAGCCTACAAGAGGCTCTCCCACTTCAAAACGTTACTCCTGCCTATAATCTTTATGTGGGTGGGCAAAATATAACAGGAAAAGGACAGGCGGTATGTGTAATTGATACAGGAATAGCCTATAATCACGAAAGCTTTGGAAATTGCACTTCTGGTGAGTTTTTTAGTGGAAATTGCAGTAAGGTTAGGGGTGGCTGGAATTTTGTGAATAGGACCAACGACCCAACGGATGATAATGGGCATGGTTCCCATGTTGCAGGCATTATTGCGGCAAATGGGTCGGTTCGAGGTGTTGCACCAGAAGCTGAAATAGTTGCATTAAAAGTTCTTAACAGAAACGGACAAGGTTATTTTTCTGATGTAGCATTGGCTGTTGAATGGTGCATTTCAAACAAGTCTATCTATAACATTTCAGTCATATCTATGAGTTTGGGGGATGGTGGTAGATATACCGAAGATACCTGTCCTACTTTCAATACTTCTCTGTTTTCTTCTGCCACGAATGCAGGAATTGCTATCTTTGCAGCAAGTGGAAACGAAAACCATTCGACAGGCATTTCTCATCCTGCTTGTGATCCATCCGTTATCTCCGTTGGGGCGGTTTACGATGCCGACGTTGGAGGTGTTGCCTGGAGCAACTGTGTAGATGCTACAACATCACCGGACAGATTAACATGCTTTACCAACAGGGGGCCAAATCTTGACTTACTTGCAGCAGGTGCACTTATAACGTCTGTAGATTATGATGGAACAACGGTTACAATGGGCGGAACATCGATGGCAGCTCCAATGGCTGCAGGAGCCGCAGCTCTTATAAAACAGTTCATCTCGTTACAACGTGGAAACGCAACACCAATTGAAATAAAAAATACTCTAAAAGCAAGCGGAAAAAACGTAACGGACCCTTGGAATGGGACAGTTTACCCGAGGATAAGCGTCTTTGAAGCTTTGATTCGTGCTGATTCTATTAAGCCAACCATTTTTTTTGTTGAGCCAACACCTGCCAACAATGTTACTATAAATGGCTCAAATGTATTCATCAACATAAGCATTAATGAGAACTATTCCTCCGCTATTATAGAATGGGCCGGTTCAAATGAGTCTCTTATTAACTCAACAAATACAAAGTCATTTTATGCGTATATAAATAAAACTAATCTATCGAGTGGAACGTATCCCTATAAAATTTATGTAATCGATTTAAACGGAAACATCAACTCTAGCGAAACACGGAATATTATCGTTGATAACTATCCAATTTTTGATTTTTCTTCTCCAACACCAGATGACAATTCAGTCATAAATAAGACCTGGGTTGAAATAAATGTTACTTTTTCTTCACCCTCAGCTTCGGTAGTCTTACTTGAATGGAACCTTTCTTCAAATTTAACAATGAATGGAACCTTTCCAACTTTTGGAACCACTATATCCTCCTTGTCAGATGAAAACTACACCTACAGAGTTTATGCTAACTCCTCGGGTACGGGTTTGTGGAACGTATCCGAAACAAGAAGATTGAGGATAGATACAATAGCGCCAGTGATATCATTTGTAGATAGGACTCCGCTTAACAATTCATACTCTCAAAATTCTTCCTTTATTATAAACATAACTTCCTCCGAAACTTTAGAGCGCGTAAGTCTTTACTTTAATGGAACAGAATATAACATGACGAATAATACGGGCACTGGATGGTACTATAATATCACTGTTCTTTTTGATGGAAACTATACATATTATGTTGTAGGACACGATTTTGGGGGAAATTCAAATACTACCGGCACAAATATACTATATGTGCAGATGAGCGATATGAACATTACCTTTTTGGCACCCACTCCCCAAAATGCGTCGAACGTTTCAGCTAATTCAGTAGTAATTAACTTTACTATCTCAGGTTTCTCTGATAAAATTTTACTTGAATGGAATTATAGCATAAATGAAACTGTAAACTCCAATAACGGATATTATTGGATTAACAAATCTGATTTGGGAGAGGGAGAATATTCATACAGAGTCTTAGCCAATCACTCTGCCCGCAATCAATGGGTCTCATCAGAAGAGCGCAAAGTTCACATAGATCTCACTAAACCTAGAGGATTATTTGTCTCTCCTACGCCGTCCGATGGTCATTACCAGAATCTAACTTATGTTTTTATCAATCTTTCAGTTAATGAACCAATCAAAAATGCGACTTTGGAGTGGAATGGGACAAATTATACTATGAATGGAGTTGGTACTCTTTGGTACATCAATTTAACTAACCTAATAGATGGGGAGTATTCTTATTCTGCTTATATGACGGACTATGCAGACAACACAAATAAAACAGCTACTAATTCAGTACATGTTGACACTCTACCGCCCAATATCCGTCTCCTATATATCTGGAACATAACCAACGAAAGCACAACTATTGCATTAGTCTCATCCGAACCTGTTAATGCGACCGTATTATATGGTTTTTCACAAAATGCTCTTTTAAATACAAGTAACGATACGGCGCAAACGACAACAAAGAACATCACACTATCTTCACTTGTCCCATCCTCGATGTATTATGTACAGGTAAAAATCTCTGATTTAGCAAGTAATCATCTTTTAAGTTCAATATATCGTTTTGTTACAACTAAAATCAACCGCCTTAATATAACTGAGAATTCTTCCTATCAATTAAATTCAACAGAGACAAACTTAAGCATAATATTAGTGACAAATGCCACCATTGTGGAGGGGGAAATAAATATATCCTTTAGTAGCTTATCAGCTAATAATCTGAATACGAGTAATATTTATGAAAAAGGATTAGATATTTTTGTGTTCATCACGACAAGCGATAATGTTATCAATTCACTTTTGGATTCTCAGTTGCGGATATCATATAATCAGACCGAAGTGGATAGTCTTGGAATCTCTGAGGCGACTTTAAGACCATTTAAATATAATACCATTAACTCATCATGGATAAAATACGAAGAACCCGTAGCTGGCGTTGACGTTAATAATAATTATGTCTGGATAAATACAACTTCATATTCAGAATGGACAATAGGTGGAAAGGTCCAGAACGGTTATTCCTGTCTTTATAATCAGACGTGCGTAAGTGGTTTTTGTAGCCAAAACACTTACTTGTGTGAGAATGCCCCAAGTTCGTCATCAAGCAGCGGTAGTGGTGGAGGTGGGGGAGGCAGTAGCATAGGAGGTTCATCTGCAGGTAGTCCTTCGGCCAGCGGTGGCAGCGGAGCTTCGTTTATATCTCAAAATATAAGCAGCGGGTTAAAGACCTATTATTTTAGGCGCTCGACTAGTGTAGACGCATTTAATAATATTACACATTTTTCTTTGTTTATCCAAAACAACGATACAGAGCCGATTGAAAATTTTGAGGTGGTTGAGGTTATACCGTCCCTAGCAGCCGACAGCAAAGAAAAAGTGTATTTTGACATATTGCCGGATGTGATAGAGAATGGCAGTATAATAGCAAAGTGGAAGTTTCTCACTCTCTCTCCACAAGAATCAATAGAAATAAAGTACAGCATTTTGGGTAAAGTATATAAAACAAGAGATTTTGCCTCTAAAATAATTCTTTTGAGCAACGACCAAAATAAGACCATTAACGAGACGTTACTTTTACATGCACCGGCTCTTGCAGCTCTAAACGAAAAGATAACTCTTTTTGTTAGTAAGAGTAATGGTAGTCCTGCACCAGATGCAACGATAGTAGTTGTTTCTCCTCTTAGAAGAGCAGAGTATCTAACGACTGATAATAGTGGCATGGTACAATATATGCCTACTTATCCAGGGGTCTACACATTTTATTCACCGGGTGTGAAAAATGCCAAACCGGTCAATGTTACGGTATTTAAAGTACCAGAACCCGAGATGTCACGTCTACAAACGCAGTCTCTCAATAAGAGCCGTGATAAAGCTAGGACTGTGGAAATAAAAGAAACTAATAAGCCATCTATCTTCTCATCTCATTTAGAACTACTTTATTATTTGGCAGGTGGAGCATTAATAATTATAGGGACTTCTTATATTCTCTACGTCATTATAATAAGAAAGATAAGGCGGCGGTCAAAATGA
- the pdxT gene encoding pyridoxal 5'-phosphate synthase glutaminase subunit PdxT codes for MRQRIGVLSFHGDVAEHKVSLLEAGKKEKIDLHIVDVRNREDLIDLDGLIIPGGESTTISKLISSQDMWEDIKKIRKIFGTCAGAILLAKKVNGATSEQRFLELMDIEVSRNAYGPQIESFEDEIETTIGKVRAVFIRAPLFERWWGNCEVLGFFDNRPVAIKERCKNQVFLALAFHPELSGETIFHQYFLRL; via the coding sequence ATGAGACAAAGGATAGGGGTGCTTTCATTTCATGGCGACGTAGCAGAGCATAAAGTTTCGCTACTTGAAGCTGGAAAAAAGGAAAAAATTGACCTTCATATAGTAGATGTTAGAAATAGAGAAGACCTAATTGATTTAGACGGCTTAATAATTCCAGGCGGAGAGAGCACGACCATAAGTAAACTTATCTCTTCTCAAGATATGTGGGAAGATATAAAAAAGATAAGAAAAATATTTGGAACATGCGCAGGGGCTATCTTACTTGCAAAGAAAGTAAATGGAGCTACAAGCGAGCAGAGATTTTTGGAACTTATGGACATAGAGGTCTCAAGAAACGCTTATGGTCCACAAATAGAATCTTTTGAGGATGAAATAGAAACAACCATAGGAAAAGTCAGAGCCGTTTTTATTCGAGCTCCTTTATTTGAAAGGTGGTGGGGAAACTGCGAAGTTTTGGGGTTTTTTGACAATCGTCCTGTAGCAATAAAAGAAAGATGCAAAAATCAAGTATTTCTTGCTTTGGCTTTTCATCCTGAACTTAGCGGCGAAACAATATTTCATCAATATTTCTTACGACTCTAA
- a CDS encoding translation initiation factor IF-2 subunit gamma has translation MQAEVNIGLVGHVDHGKTSLTRALTGKWTSEHSEELKRGISIRIGYADATFYKTVTRKKTTYSLKKTKGAEISRVVSFLDAPGHETLMTTAIAASSIIDGAILVIAANEKCPQPQTYEHLLVLNILGIKNIVVVQNKIDLVSREQALANYKEIREFLKGTIAENAPIIPTSANYEMNIDALVEAIEKTIPTPTRNQELSPRMYITRSFDVNRPGTPITELRGGVIGGSILQGKFEVGDEIELRPGITKKTKDKEITVPIILKIVGINVGNERVEKAYPGGLVAFETLIDPSLTKGDGLVGNVVGRPGELPPVLDELTMEFNVLNRSDIQSQPLKPQEPLVICAGTATTIGVITKQKGKNIELKLKRGICVDKDVKLAVCRRINQRWRLAGWGMLL, from the coding sequence ATGCAAGCAGAAGTTAATATAGGTCTTGTTGGTCATGTAGACCATGGAAAAACATCCCTTACTCGCGCACTTACTGGAAAGTGGACCTCGGAACACTCAGAAGAACTCAAAAGAGGTATCAGCATAAGAATAGGGTATGCAGATGCAACGTTTTACAAAACAGTTACAAGAAAAAAAACGACTTACTCTCTTAAGAAGACCAAAGGAGCAGAAATTTCACGCGTCGTTTCATTTCTTGATGCACCCGGACATGAGACTTTGATGACAACTGCTATTGCAGCTTCAAGTATAATTGACGGGGCAATTTTAGTAATAGCTGCTAACGAAAAGTGTCCTCAACCCCAAACATACGAACATCTTCTTGTCCTAAATATCCTTGGAATAAAGAATATAGTCGTTGTCCAAAATAAGATTGACTTGGTAAGCCGGGAACAGGCTTTAGCAAACTATAAAGAGATACGAGAGTTTCTAAAAGGCACGATAGCGGAAAACGCCCCCATTATCCCGACTTCTGCAAATTATGAAATGAATATAGATGCTCTTGTTGAGGCTATTGAGAAGACTATTCCTACCCCAACAAGGAATCAGGAACTCTCGCCCAGAATGTACATAACTCGTTCATTTGATGTTAATAGGCCGGGAACACCAATAACAGAGCTAAGGGGTGGAGTAATTGGTGGCTCTATTTTACAGGGAAAGTTTGAGGTTGGCGACGAAATTGAGCTTAGGCCTGGAATCACAAAGAAAACAAAGGATAAAGAGATCACGGTTCCAATTATACTTAAGATTGTGGGCATAAACGTAGGTAATGAAAGAGTTGAAAAAGCATATCCAGGAGGACTTGTGGCTTTCGAGACGCTGATTGATCCCTCTCTAACTAAGGGAGATGGGCTTGTTGGTAATGTGGTTGGAAGACCAGGTGAACTGCCGCCCGTTTTAGATGAGCTTACTATGGAATTTAACGTTTTAAACAGATCAGACATACAATCACAGCCATTAAAGCCCCAAGAACCGCTTGTAATCTGTGCAGGAACCGCAACAACAATTGGCGTTATCACAAAGCAAAAGGGCAAAAATATTGAGCTAAAACTAAAGAGAGGTATATGTGTTGATAAAGATGTAAAACTTGCAGTTTGTAGAAGAATAAACCAAAGGTGGCGTCTTGCTGGATGGGGAATGCTTCTATGA
- a CDS encoding 30S ribosomal protein S6e encodes MNQLYSFIFKICPSKFTYFLIDHGDGGIDTMKIVISHKSGQSYQVEVHAAKAAALYGLKIGDEFDGGIAGASGYKLKITGGSDTSGFPMRRDVSGSRRTAVLISNRPGFRPTKKGERKRKRVHGNQVDAEIAQLNTVVVEEGPQPLSEIFKKSEDNVSEKKSKTKEKNTGTKKKK; translated from the coding sequence ATGAACCAACTTTACTCTTTCATTTTTAAAATTTGCCCATCTAAATTTACCTACTTTCTTATTGATCATGGAGACGGAGGAATTGATACTATGAAAATAGTAATATCTCATAAAAGTGGACAATCTTATCAAGTTGAGGTGCATGCTGCAAAAGCAGCAGCTCTCTATGGGTTGAAGATAGGAGATGAGTTTGACGGTGGCATAGCCGGCGCATCCGGATACAAACTTAAGATAACAGGTGGTTCCGATACTTCAGGCTTTCCGATGAGAAGGGATGTTTCCGGCTCAAGAAGAACAGCAGTTTTAATCTCAAATAGACCGGGCTTTCGTCCAACTAAGAAGGGTGAGAGAAAAAGAAAAAGAGTCCATGGAAACCAAGTTGATGCTGAAATAGCACAGCTTAACACTGTAGTTGTTGAAGAAGGCCCACAACCACTCAGCGAGATTTTCAAAAAAAGCGAGGATAATGTAAGTGAAAAGAAATCGAAGACAAAAGAAAAGAACACGGGAACAAAAAAGAAGAAATGA